In Cervus elaphus chromosome 5, mCerEla1.1, whole genome shotgun sequence, the following proteins share a genomic window:
- the CA4 gene encoding carbonic anhydrase 4 — protein MRLLLALLVLAAAPPRARAASHWCYQIQLKPSNYTCLGPDEWEGSCQNNRQSPVNIVTAKTQLDPNLGRFSFSGYDRKHQWVVENNGHTVMVSLGDEVSIAGGGLSTRYRAKQLHLHWSKAMDRGSEHTFNGERFAMEMHIVHEKEKGPSRNAGEDEIAVLAFMVEDGSNNVNFQPLVEALSHIPRPNMNTTMKSSISLFDLLPEEDSLRHYFRYLGSLTTPTCDEKVVWTVFQEPIQLHRDQILAFSQKLFYDQEQSVNMTDNVRPVQSLGQRQVFRSRAPGPLLSQPLPTLLAPALACLTVGFLR, from the exons ATGCGGCTGCTGCTGGCGCTCCTGGTCCTcgccgccgccccgccccgggcCCGCGCAG cATCACACTGGTGCTACCAGATTCAACTCAAACCCTCCAACTACACCTGCCTGG GGCCAGACGAGTGGGAAGGCAGCTGCCAGAACAACCGTCAGTCCCCCGTCAACATCGTCACAGCCAAGACTCAGCTGGACCCAAACCTGGGGCGCTTCTCCTTCTCTGGCTACGACAGGAAGCACCAATGGGTCGTGGAAAACAACGGGCATACAG TGATGGTGTCGCTGGGAGACGAGGTCTCGATCGCCGGAGGAGGACTGAGCACACGGTACCGGGCCAAGCAGCTGCACCTGCACTGGTCCAAGGCGATGGACCGGGGCTCAGAGCACACCTTCAACGGGGAGCGCTTTGCCATGGAG ATGCACATAGTGCATGAGAAAGAGAAGGGGCCATCCAGGAATGCGGGCGAAGATGAGATCGCGGTGCTGGCCTTCATGGTGGAG GACGGATCCAACAATGTGAACTTCCAGCCCCTGGTGGAGGCGCTGTCTCACATCCCCAGACCCA ATATGAACACCACGATGAAAAGCAGCATCAGCCTCTTCGACCTGCTCCCGGAGGAGGATAGTCTGAGGCACTACTTCCGCTACCTGGGCTCACTCACCACGCCGACCTGCGACGAGAAGGTGGTCTGGACCGTGTTCCAGGAGCCGATACAGCTCCACAGGGACCAG ATCTTGGCCTTCTCCCAGAAGCTGTTCTATGACCAGGAGCAGAGCGTGAACATGACGGACAACGTCAGGCCCGTGCAGAGCCTGGGCCAGCGCCAGGTTTTCAGGTCCAGGGCCCCAGGACCGCTGCTGTCCCAGCCGCTGCCCACCCTGCTGGCCCCCGCGCTCGCCTGCCTGACGGTGGGCTTCCTCCGGTGA